The following coding sequences are from one Acipenser ruthenus chromosome 7, fAciRut3.2 maternal haplotype, whole genome shotgun sequence window:
- the LOC117415756 gene encoding vinculin-like isoform X1, which produces MPVFHTKTIESILEPVAQQISHLVIMHEEGEVDGKAIPDLSAPVAAVQAAVSNLVRVGKETVQTTEDQLMKRDMPPAFIKVENACTKLVQAAHMLKADPYSVPARDYLIDGSRGILSGTSDLLLTFDEAEVRKIIRVCKGILEYLTVAEVVEGMEDLVTYTKNLGPGMTKMAKMIDERQQELTHQEHRVMLVNSMNTVKELLPVLISAIKIFVTTKSSKSQGVEEALKNRNFTVEKMSTEINEIIRVLQLTSWDEDAWANKKDSEAMKRAMALIDSKINQAKGWLRDPNAQSGDAGEQAIRQILDEAGKVGELCAGKERRDILGTAKTLGQMTDQVSELRARGQGATPMAMQKAQQVSQGLDLLSSKVENAARKLEAMTNSKQVLTKNIDAAQNWLADPNGGPEGEEHIRGIMSEAKKIADLCEDPKEREDILRSLGEIAALTAKLSDLRRQGKGDTPEARALAKQIATTLQNLQSKTNRAVANSRPVKAAVNLEGKIEQAQRWIDNPTTDDRGVGQAAMRGLVAEGRRLANAMLGPYRQELLGKCDRVEQLSAHLAELAARGEGESPQARAVAAQLQESLKDMKSKMQEAMTQEVSDIFSDTTTPIKLLAVAATAPPGAPNREEVFDERAAYFEHHAAKLGGTAEKAAAVGTANKSTVEGIQAAVKSSRELTPQVVSAARILLRNPGNQAAHEHFETMKNQWIDNVEKMTGLVDEAIDTKSLLDASEEAIKKDIDKCRVAMANVQPQMLVAGATSIARRANRILLVAKREVENSEDPKFREIVKAASDDLSKTISPMVMDAKAVAGNIQDPGLQKSFLDSGYRILGAVAKVREAFQPQEPDFPPPPPDLDQLHLNEEPAPPKPPLPEGEVPPPRPPPPEEKDEEFPEEKAGEMVNQQMMVAARQLHEEARKWSSKPDVTDEGNEAAEADVDIDDEDDVESALPSDNEDDYEPELFLMPTDQSVNQPIMAAAKSLHQEARKWSSKGNDIIGAAKRMALLMAEMSRLVRGVTGNKRALIQCAKDIAKASDEVTRLAKEVAKQCTDKRIRTNLLQVCERIPTISTQLKILSTVKATMLGRTNISEEESEQATEMLVHNAQNLMQSVKETVREAEAASIKIRTDAGFTLRWARKTPWYQ; this is translated from the exons GTTGGGAAAGAGACTGTTCAAACAACAGAGGACCAGCTCATGAAAAGAGACATGCCACCAGCTTTTATTAA GGTTGAGAATGCCTGTACTAAGCTGGTCCAGGCTGCCCACATGCTGAAAGCAGATCCCTACTCTGTACCCGCTCGTGATTACCTCATTGACGGATCCAGGGGAATTCTCTCAGGGACTTCAGACTTGCTTTTGACTTTCGATGAGGCTGAG GTGCGAAAAATCATTCGTGTCTGCAAAGGCATTCTGGAATACCTAACTGTGGCTGAAGTGGTGGAGGGCATGGAAGATTTAGTAACATACACTAAAAACCTGGGACCAG gaATGACAAAAATGGCAAAGATGATTGACGAGCGCCAGCAGGAGCTCACCCATCAGGAACACCGAGTGATGCTGGTGAACTCCATGAACACTGTGAAAGAGCTCCTGCCAGTGCTAATCTCAG CTATTAAAATCTTTGTGACAACGAAAAGTTCCAAAAGCCAGGGGGTTGAGGAGGCTCTGAAGAACCGCAACTTCACTGTGGAGAAGATGAGCACTGAAATCAATGAGATCATCCGCGTGCTGCAGCTCACCTCCTGGGATGAAGATGCCTGGGCTAACAA AAAGGACTCTGAAGCGATGAAGAGAGCCATGGCACTTATTGACTCGAAGATAAATCAGGCGAAAGGTTGGCTGAGAGACCCCAATGCACAGTCAG GTGATGCTGGTGAACAAGCCATCCGGCAGATTCTAGATGAGGCTGGTAAAGTTGGAGAGTTGTGCGCTGGCAAAGAAAGGAGAGACATCCTGGGAACTGCTAAAACTCTGGGCCAGATGACTGACCAAGTGTCTGAACTGCgtgcaag AGGTCAGGGGGCCACCCCTATGGCCATGCAGAAGGCTCAGCAGGTCTCTCAGGGCCTGGATTTGCTGTCATCAAAGGTAGAAAATGCTGCCCGAAAACTGGAGGCCATGACCAATTCCAAACAGGTCCTTACCAAGAACATTGATGCTGCACAG AACTGGCTTGCAGACCCCAATGGGGGCCCAGAGGGAGAGGAACACATCCGTGGAATCATGTCAGAAGCGAAGAAGATTGCAGACCTGTGTGAGGACCCCAAGGAGAGGGAAGACATCCTACGTTCCCTTGGGGAGATCGCTGCTTTAACAGCCAAGCTCTCTGACTTGAGAAGGCA GGGAAAAGGTGACACTCCCGAGGCCAGGGCCTTAGCCAAGCAGATTGCCACCACCCTGCAGAACCTGCAGTCCAAGACAAACCGAGCCGTGGCTAACAGCAGGCCTGTGAAGGCAGCCGTTAACCTGGAGGGCAAAATTGAGCAGGCCCAGCGCTGGATAGACAATCCCACCACTGATGACCGCGGTGTGG GCCAGGCTGCAATGCGGGGGCTGGTGGCCGAGGGCCGTCGTCTTGCCAACGCTATGCTGGGCCCTTACCGGCAGGAGCTCCTTGGCAAGTGTGATCgagtggagcagttaagtgcacaCCTGGCTGAGCTGGCAGCGCGTGGGGAGGGAGAGAGTCCACAGGCACGGGCTGTTGCAGCTCAGCTCCAGGAATCCCTAAAA GACATGAAGTCAAAGATGCAGGAAGCAATGACCCAGGAGGTTTCGGATATCTTCAGTGACACCACCACCCCAATTAAACTGCTGGCTGTGGCTGCCACAGCGCCCCCCGGAGCTCCAAACAGGGAAGAG gTGTTTGATGAGCGGGCCGCCTACTTTGAACATCATGCTGCCAAACTCGGAGGAACAGCAGAGAAGGCTGCAGCCGTTGGAACAGCTAATAAGAGCACTGTGGAAGGGATCCAGGCTGCTGTGAAATCTTCCAGAGAGTTAACACCGCAG GTGGTGTCAGCTGCTCGTATCTTACTGAGGAATCCTGGTAACCAGGCTGCCCATGAACATTTTGAGACCATGAAGAATCAGTGGATTGACAATGTTGAAAAAATGacgg GTTTGGTAGATGAAGCCATTGACACAAAGTCCCTATTGGACGCATCCGAAGAAGCAATTAAAAAGGACATTGATAAGTGCCGGGTGGCCATGGCCAACGTCCAGCCCCAGATGCTTGTCGCTGGCGCCACTAGCATTGCGCGCCGGGCCAATAGGATCCTGCTGGTAGCTAAGCGGGAGGTGGAAAACTCTGAAGATCCCAAGTTCCGTGAAATTGTAAAGGCCGCCTCTGACGATCTGAGCAAAACCATCTCCCCCATGGTAATGGATGCCAAGGCTGTAGCTGGGAACATCCAGGATCCAG GTCTCCAGAAGAGTTTCCTGGACTCTGGATATAGGATTCTGGGAGCGGTAGCCAAAGTACGAGAGGCCTTCCAACCACAAGAGCCAGACTTCCCTCCACCTCCTCCTGACCTTGATCAGCTGCAT TTGAATGAGGAGCCTGCACCTCCTAAACCCCCTCTCCCAGAGGGCGAAGTGCCTCCCCCCAGACCCCCACCTCCTGAGGAGAAGGATGAGGAGTTCCCTGAGGAAAAGGCAGGCGAGATGGTCAACCAGCAAATGATGGTGGCAGCCAGACAGCTGCATGAGGAAGCTAGGAAGTGGTCCAGCAAG cccgaTGTGACTGATGAGGGTAATGAAGCCGCTGAGGCGGATGTAGATATagatgatgaggatgatgttGAGTCCGCCCTCCCCTCAGACAATGAAGATGATTACGAGCCTGAGCTGTTCTTAATGCCCACTGATCAGTCAGTTAACCAGCCCATTATGGCCGCTGCTAAGTCTTTGCACCAAGAAGCACGCAAGTGGTCCAGTAAG GGAAATGACATCATTGGCGCAGCGAAGCGAATGGCCCTGTTGATGGCGGAAATGTCCCGTCTGGTGCGTGGCGTCACTGGAAACAAGCGTGCCCTTATTCAGTGTGCCAAGGACATCGCCAAGGCATCTGATGAGGTCACTCGACTGGCCAAAGAAGTGGCAAAGCAGTGCACTGACAAGCGAATCCGAACAAACCTTCTGCAG GTGTGTGAACGTATTCCGACGATTAGCACACAGCTCAAAATCCTCTCCACTGTCAAAGCTACCATGTTGGGCCGCACTAATATCAGCGAGGAAGAGTCTGAGCAG gCGACAGAAATGCTCGTTCACAATGCCCAGAATCTGATGCAATCTGTCAAGGAGACAGTGAGAGAAGCTGAAGCTGCTTCCATCAAGATCCGGACCGATGCTGGATTCACCCTGCGCTGGGCCAGAAAGACTCCCTGGTACCAGTAA